In a single window of the Deinococcus aetherius genome:
- a CDS encoding AAA family ATPase yields MRVTRYLTKINPIISSFVRRKFGKMQAVNFTTSNNRYYLYPDSMSDGTLRAFALLIAMFQDDSLDAPKLSLICIEEPETGLHPAAANIMMDAIIEASKDRQIVITTHSADILEDVNVDKTNIIFTNLSKDGFTIFSNISSDTKEIIRRGLYHPGELLRMGQLS; encoded by the coding sequence ATGAGGGTCACTCGGTATTTAACTAAGATAAATCCAATCATAAGTAGCTTTGTTAGAAGGAAATTCGGTAAAATGCAAGCAGTCAACTTCACCACCTCCAACAATAGATATTATTTATATCCAGACAGCATGTCTGATGGAACCCTCCGAGCCTTTGCGTTGTTGATTGCTATGTTTCAAGACGATTCGCTGGATGCACCAAAGCTCTCGCTTATATGCATCGAGGAACCAGAAACCGGACTTCATCCAGCAGCAGCAAATATAATGATGGATGCTATTATAGAGGCGAGCAAGGATAGGCAGATAGTAATAACTACACACAGCGCAGATATACTGGAAGATGTAAATGTAGATAAAACGAATATAATTTTCACAAATTTGTCAAAAGACGGCTTTACAATATTTTCAAATATAAGTTCAGATACCAAAGAAATAATAAGAAGAGGGCTGTATCACCCTGGCGAGCTTCTACGCATGGGGCAGTTATCATAA
- the gcvH gene encoding glycine cleavage system protein GcvH translates to MQTPTELKYAKTHEWLKDDGTVGITDFAQDQLGDVVYVELPEVGREVTAGEAVAVVESVKTASDIYAPASGTIVAVNDALSGSPELVNSGPYADGWLFRIENPEPADDLLSAEEYTESAQ, encoded by the coding sequence ATGCAGACGCCCACCGAACTGAAATACGCCAAGACGCACGAGTGGCTCAAGGACGACGGCACCGTCGGCATCACCGACTTCGCGCAGGACCAACTGGGCGACGTGGTGTACGTCGAGCTGCCCGAGGTGGGCCGCGAGGTTACGGCGGGCGAGGCGGTCGCGGTGGTCGAGAGCGTGAAGACCGCCTCCGACATCTATGCCCCGGCGAGCGGCACCATCGTCGCCGTCAACGACGCCCTGAGCGGCAGCCCCGAACTCGTCAACAGCGGTCCTTACGCGGACGGCTGGCTCTTCCGCATCGAGAACCCCGAACCCGCCGACGACCTGCTGAGCGCCGAAGAGTACACGGAAAGCGCGCAGTAA
- a CDS encoding DUF433 domain-containing protein, protein MNGRISIDPEVNGGKPTVTGTRVSVQTVLGHLSAGDSVEDDLVVDHGQEKV, encoded by the coding sequence ATGAATGGCCGCATCAGCATTGACCCAGAGGTGAACGGCGGCAAGCCCACCGTCACCGGAACGCGGGTCAGCGTGCAAACCGTGCTGGGGCACCTGAGCGCCGGGGACAGCGTGGAAGATGATCTAGTGGTCGACCACGGACAAGAGAAGGTCTAA
- the gcvT gene encoding glycine cleavage system aminomethyltransferase GcvT: MTQATETPLKRTPLHAAHLRAGARMVPFGGWEMPVQYAGVRAEHDAVRTRAGVFDVSHMGEFRVQGPDAERFLQHVTTNDVSKLRPGRGQYNWLPNDSGGLVDDIYIYRVGEQEFLMVVNASNVGKDWAHLQSQTAGYDVELTDESDRWGLLAVQGPQAEALLQPHIDVDLAARKKNAFFPAKLFGFDVFLARTGYTGEDGFEIFTDAGEAETVWDKLLAVGFTPAGLGARDTLRLEAGFPLYGHEFADDIHPLASTYSWVVKDKAHLGREHISLAPPVRLIGLALERVPVREGYPVLLKGERVGHVTSGTSSPTLGHPIAMALVRGDASTADAYEVEVRGKAHAARRMELPFYRRA, translated from the coding sequence GTGACCCAGGCCACCGAGACGCCGCTCAAGCGGACACCTCTGCACGCCGCGCACCTGCGCGCGGGCGCCCGCATGGTTCCCTTCGGCGGGTGGGAGATGCCCGTGCAGTACGCGGGCGTGAGGGCCGAGCACGACGCTGTCCGTACCCGGGCGGGTGTATTCGACGTGTCGCACATGGGCGAGTTCCGCGTGCAGGGGCCAGACGCCGAACGTTTCCTCCAACATGTCACCACGAACGACGTGAGCAAGCTCCGGCCCGGGCGCGGCCAGTACAACTGGCTGCCGAACGACTCGGGCGGGCTGGTGGACGACATCTACATCTACCGGGTCGGCGAGCAGGAATTCCTGATGGTGGTGAACGCCTCCAACGTCGGCAAGGACTGGGCGCACCTGCAAAGCCAGACGGCGGGTTACGACGTGGAGCTGACCGACGAGAGCGACCGCTGGGGCCTGCTCGCGGTGCAGGGGCCGCAGGCCGAGGCGCTGCTTCAGCCGCATATCGACGTGGACCTGGCCGCCAGGAAGAAGAACGCCTTTTTTCCCGCCAAGCTCTTCGGCTTCGACGTGTTCCTCGCCCGCACCGGGTACACGGGCGAGGACGGCTTCGAGATCTTCACCGATGCGGGCGAGGCCGAGACGGTCTGGGACAAGCTGCTCGCGGTCGGCTTCACCCCGGCGGGGCTGGGAGCGCGCGACACCCTGCGGCTGGAGGCGGGCTTTCCCCTCTACGGCCACGAGTTCGCCGACGACATTCACCCCCTTGCCAGCACGTACTCCTGGGTCGTGAAGGACAAGGCGCACCTGGGCCGCGAGCACATCAGCCTCGCGCCGCCCGTCCGCCTGATCGGCCTCGCCCTGGAGCGGGTGCCCGTGCGCGAGGGCTATCCCGTCCTGCTGAAAGGCGAGCGTGTCGGCCACGTCACCAGCGGCACGAGCAGTCCGACGCTCGGCCACCCGATAGCGATGGCGCTCGTGCGCGGAGACGCCAGCACCGCCGACGCCTACGAGGTCGAGGTGCGTGGCAAAGCGCATGCGGCGCGGCGGATGGAACTCCCCTTCTACAGACGCGCCTAG
- the gcvP gene encoding aminomethyl-transferring glycine dehydrogenase, giving the protein MRPLTDLLQTDDFTSRHIGPTGAEQAEMLAELGVSSLDELTETTLPESIRFKGELNVGGPVTEAQALADLKAVASKNKVFRSYIGMGYYGTNVPGVVQRNILENPGWYTAYTPYQAEISQGRLEMLLNFQQTVMDLTGMPVSNASLLDEATAAAEAMTLAKRQVKSKGNVFFVAHDVHPQTLDVIQTRAEYFGYEVVVGDPANDLPEGTFGALVQYPGTYGDLRDLSPIADKVHAVQGAFIVATDLLACALIKPPGEQGADIVIGSTQRFGVPMGFGGPHAAFLACRSEYQRSMPGRVIGVSKDARGKTTLRMAMQTREQHIRREKATSNICTAQALLANMAAAYAVYHGPEGIRMIAQRVQRLTGILERFLVESDIAPLNGTFFDTLTFEGNAAAIRARAEAKGINLRYENSGRISVSLDETTTPADVEDLIEVIAGTRFNSQTGQEFKVLSSYQYKGGDGIPDNLKRTSPYLTHPVFNTHHSESAMLRYLKGLENKDYSLVHGMIPLGSCTMKLNATAEMIPVTWPEFGSLHPFAPADQTEGYAQMLAELEAWLADITGYDAVSLQPNSGAQGEYAGLLTIRKYHESRGEAHRTVCLIPASAHGTNPASAAMLGMQVVVVKTDASGNIDLDDLKAKAEQHSERLGALMITYPSTHGVYEEHVTEVCELIHAHGGQVYLDGANMNAMVGLAKPGLIGSDVSHLNLHKTFAIPHGGGGPGMGPIGVKAHLAPFLPNHDVRPVGESRTGAVSAAPYGSASILPISYLYIRLLGPAGLRKATQVALLNANYIAKKLGGAYPILYTGMNGRVAHECILDIRPLKAATGITEEDIAKRLMDYGFHAPTMSFPVPGTLMIEPTESEPKAELDRFIAAMLGIRREIQEVEDGLLGAEDSPLRHAPHTQEDLVSAEWERAYSRETAAFPTPAQKAWKYWPAVNRVDNVYGDRNFVCSCPPVEEWAAV; this is encoded by the coding sequence ATGCGCCCCCTGACCGACCTCCTACAAACCGACGACTTCACCTCCCGCCACATCGGCCCCACGGGCGCCGAACAGGCCGAGATGCTGGCCGAATTGGGCGTCTCCAGCCTTGACGAACTGACTGAGACGACGCTGCCCGAGTCCATCCGCTTCAAAGGTGAGCTGAACGTGGGCGGCCCCGTGACGGAAGCGCAGGCCCTCGCCGATCTGAAGGCGGTGGCTTCAAAGAACAAAGTCTTCCGTTCGTACATCGGCATGGGGTACTACGGAACGAACGTGCCCGGAGTCGTGCAGCGCAACATCTTGGAAAATCCCGGCTGGTACACCGCCTACACGCCCTACCAGGCCGAGATTTCGCAGGGCCGCCTGGAGATGCTGCTCAACTTTCAGCAGACCGTGATGGACCTGACCGGGATGCCCGTCTCCAACGCCTCGCTGCTGGACGAGGCCACCGCCGCCGCCGAGGCGATGACGCTCGCCAAGCGGCAGGTCAAGAGCAAGGGCAACGTCTTCTTCGTGGCGCATGACGTTCACCCGCAGACCCTCGACGTGATCCAGACGCGCGCCGAGTATTTCGGGTACGAGGTCGTGGTAGGCGACCCAGCGAACGACCTGCCGGAGGGAACGTTCGGGGCGCTCGTGCAGTACCCGGGGACCTACGGCGACCTGCGCGACCTCTCCCCCATCGCCGACAAAGTTCATGCGGTCCAGGGCGCCTTTATCGTGGCGACCGACCTGCTGGCCTGCGCGCTGATCAAGCCGCCGGGTGAGCAGGGGGCGGACATCGTGATCGGCAGCACCCAGCGCTTCGGGGTGCCGATGGGCTTCGGCGGGCCGCACGCGGCGTTCCTGGCCTGCCGCAGCGAGTACCAGCGGTCCATGCCGGGCCGCGTGATCGGCGTCAGCAAGGACGCTCGTGGCAAGACCACCCTGCGGATGGCGATGCAGACGCGCGAGCAGCACATCCGCCGCGAGAAGGCGACCTCTAACATCTGCACGGCGCAAGCACTCCTGGCAAACATGGCCGCTGCCTATGCCGTGTATCACGGGCCAGAGGGGATTCGGATGATTGCCCAGCGGGTGCAGCGGCTGACGGGAATCCTCGAACGGTTCTTGGTTGAGTCGGACATTGCTCCCCTCAACGGCACCTTCTTCGACACGCTCACTTTTGAAGGGAACGCTGCCGCTATCCGAGCGCGGGCCGAAGCTAAAGGCATCAACCTCCGCTATGAGAATAGCGGTCGAATCAGCGTCAGTCTTGACGAGACGACTACTCCCGCTGATGTTGAAGACCTAATCGAAGTCATCGCCGGGACTCGGTTCAACTCTCAGACTGGGCAAGAGTTCAAAGTGTTGTCGTCTTACCAGTACAAGGGCGGCGACGGCATTCCTGACAACCTCAAGCGCACCTCCCCCTACCTCACGCACCCGGTCTTCAACACGCACCACAGCGAGTCGGCCATGCTCCGCTACCTCAAGGGGTTGGAGAACAAGGATTACAGCCTCGTCCACGGCATGATCCCGCTGGGCTCCTGCACGATGAAGCTGAACGCCACGGCGGAGATGATTCCGGTGACGTGGCCTGAGTTCGGCAGCCTGCATCCCTTCGCGCCCGCTGATCAGACGGAAGGCTACGCGCAGATGCTCGCCGAGCTGGAGGCGTGGCTGGCCGACATCACCGGGTACGACGCCGTGAGCCTCCAGCCCAACAGCGGCGCGCAGGGCGAGTACGCGGGGCTGCTGACCATCCGCAAGTACCACGAGAGCCGGGGCGAGGCGCACCGTACCGTCTGCCTGATCCCCGCCTCCGCGCACGGCACCAACCCCGCCAGCGCCGCCATGTTGGGGATGCAGGTCGTGGTGGTCAAGACCGACGCGAGCGGCAACATCGACCTGGACGACCTGAAGGCTAAGGCGGAACAGCACAGCGAGCGGCTGGGCGCCCTGATGATCACCTACCCCAGCACGCACGGCGTCTACGAGGAACACGTCACCGAAGTCTGCGAGCTGATCCACGCGCACGGCGGGCAGGTGTACCTGGACGGGGCGAACATGAACGCGATGGTGGGCCTCGCCAAGCCGGGGCTGATCGGCTCGGACGTGTCGCACCTCAACCTGCACAAGACCTTCGCCATCCCCCACGGCGGCGGCGGGCCGGGCATGGGGCCCATCGGGGTCAAGGCGCACCTCGCGCCGTTCCTGCCGAACCACGACGTTCGCCCCGTGGGCGAGAGCCGCACCGGGGCCGTCAGCGCCGCGCCCTACGGCAGCGCGAGCATCCTGCCCATCTCGTACCTGTACATCCGGCTGCTGGGGCCTGCCGGGCTGAGGAAGGCTACCCAGGTCGCCCTGCTGAACGCCAACTACATAGCGAAGAAGTTGGGCGGCGCGTACCCGATCCTGTACACGGGCATGAACGGGCGGGTGGCGCACGAGTGCATCCTAGACATTCGCCCGCTGAAGGCCGCCACGGGCATCACCGAGGAGGACATCGCCAAGCGCCTGATGGACTACGGCTTCCACGCCCCCACCATGAGCTTTCCCGTCCCCGGCACCCTGATGATCGAGCCGACCGAGAGCGAGCCGAAGGCCGAACTCGACCGCTTTATCGCCGCCATGCTGGGCATCCGCCGCGAGATTCAGGAGGTCGAGGACGGCTTGCTGGGCGCCGAGGACAGCCCGCTGAGGCACGCGCCGCACACGCAGGAAGACCTTGTGAGCGCCGAGTGGGAGCGTGCCTACAGCCGAGAGACCGCCGCCTTCCCCACGCCCGCGCAGAAAGCCTGGAAGTACTGGCCCGCCGTGAACCGGGTGGACAACGTGTACGGCGACAGGAATTTCGTGTGCTCATGCCCGCCGGTGGAGGAGTGGGCGGCAGTTTAG
- a CDS encoding AAA family ATPase, whose translation MTESGDLERNKAVELAMKKIEEQFGKGRIIPLQSKRGRIGTLTKVYVSNYKSIRSGSINLTDLTVFVGMNGSGKSNMLDAITFLSDVVLHGLDFAINSRGDMQSIVRNTQRLGSYFSIKLFFVLDDGVKYSYKLKVKRPKYREYQIVEEVLTANSKIKFRAVDGTVNSFQGGIAPKNIGNNLLLAVPASSEAYTKVKDFISGMRLY comes from the coding sequence ATGACCGAATCTGGGGATTTGGAACGAAATAAAGCTGTAGAGCTTGCTATGAAGAAAATAGAGGAGCAATTTGGTAAGGGACGAATAATACCGCTGCAAAGTAAAAGGGGCAGGATTGGTACTTTGACAAAAGTGTACGTCTCGAATTATAAAAGTATACGTAGCGGCTCCATAAATCTCACCGATTTAACTGTTTTTGTTGGAATGAATGGTTCTGGTAAAAGTAACATGTTGGATGCTATCACTTTTTTGTCAGATGTTGTATTACATGGTTTAGATTTTGCCATCAATTCTCGTGGAGACATGCAGAGCATAGTACGAAACACTCAGAGATTAGGATCCTATTTTTCTATAAAGTTGTTTTTTGTGTTGGACGATGGAGTTAAATACTCCTATAAGTTGAAGGTTAAGAGACCAAAATATAGAGAGTATCAAATAGTAGAGGAGGTACTAACCGCTAATTCCAAAATAAAGTTTAGAGCAGTAGACGGCACTGTTAATTCTTTTCAGGGCGGCATCGCACCTAAAAATATTGGTAACAACCTTCTTCTTGCAGTACCTGCCTCTTCAGAAGCTTATACAAAAGTAAAGGATTTTATTTCTGGCATGAGGCTGTATTAA
- a CDS encoding DUF4276 family protein — translation MSIVAVVEGHGEVESLPILIRRVCIEKGFPVVHNLNHKNIFRIPRSKLLRDGELEKAVTAASIKLGGSGNIIVLIDSDDDPLLLESSLNIRAKAAAPHLNVEVILAVREFESWIIHSISSLAGKKGLPDDIFPPENPDAIRGAKEWISDRMIGFSYSETVDCASFTASMNLDLCMQSTSFNKFCQVIAGLT, via the coding sequence ATGTCAATTGTAGCTGTGGTCGAGGGTCATGGAGAAGTAGAATCACTACCGATCTTAATAAGAAGAGTCTGCATTGAAAAGGGCTTTCCAGTAGTACATAATTTGAATCATAAAAACATATTCAGAATCCCGAGGAGTAAGCTTTTGCGAGATGGCGAACTTGAAAAAGCTGTAACCGCGGCGTCCATCAAGCTAGGTGGGAGCGGGAATATTATAGTTCTAATAGATTCTGACGACGACCCATTACTATTGGAAAGCTCTCTTAATATCAGGGCTAAAGCAGCAGCTCCACATCTGAACGTTGAAGTTATTTTAGCTGTTCGAGAATTCGAAAGTTGGATTATACACAGCATCTCCTCATTAGCTGGCAAGAAAGGCTTACCAGATGACATATTTCCCCCCGAAAATCCAGACGCGATCAGGGGTGCAAAAGAGTGGATTAGTGACAGAATGATAGGCTTTTCCTACTCAGAGACAGTTGACTGTGCATCCTTTACCGCTTCCATGAATTTAGACTTGTGCATGCAGTCAACATCATTTAACAAGTTCTGCCAAGTTATTGCCGGACTTACTTAG
- a CDS encoding antitoxin, whose translation MTPLRIDTAQLFEIEGSQAVRLPEAYRLEGDEVIVKRVGDGVLLLPRNNGWKNLLSSLEKFDGFEFEQDQGEQQEHDGGDF comes from the coding sequence ATGACGCCACTCAGAATTGACACAGCTCAACTGTTCGAGATCGAGGGCAGTCAAGCGGTGCGGCTGCCCGAGGCGTACCGTCTGGAAGGCGATGAGGTGATTGTCAAGCGGGTTGGGGACGGCGTGCTCCTGCTGCCCCGCAACAATGGGTGGAAGAACCTGCTCTCCAGCCTGGAGAAGTTCGACGGCTTCGAGTTCGAGCAGGACCAGGGGGAGCAGCAGGAACACGACGGGGGCGATTTCTAG
- a CDS encoding IS630 family transposase (programmed frameshift) yields MGRRKQFVVTLSDEERRQLTDMTRKGVISARVMTRARLLLLADQQLKDDDVAERLDISHLTVASIRKKYTQGGLQAALYEKARPKPPSKLGPKETAILIAEACSGGPDGQAKWTMQLLADRLVTLGVVESISDETIRRTPEKNDLKPWQVQSWCIAKVGADFVWRMEEVLDTYAEPYDPLYPVVCFDEKSYQLLAHITEPLPPVPGHPARVDYEYRRCGTANLFIAFEPLTGQRTVTVTERRSSEEFVAQMQALHLRYPEAKTIRLVLDQLSTHTPSSLYQHLPPDEANALKRRFEWVYTPKHASWLNMAEMEWSVLERQCLRRRLATFEELNNEVKAWEADRNARSVKVSWQFNTDKARVKLSRQYPSQN; encoded by the exons ATGGGACGGCGGAAGCAGTTTGTCGTGACGCTCAGCGATGAGGAGCGTCGTCAACTTACCGACATGACGCGAAAGGGCGTGATCAGTGCGCGGGTCATGACCCGCGCACGTCTCTTGCTTCTGGCTGACCAACAGTTGAAGGATGATGACGTGGCCGAGCGGCTGGACATCAGTCATTTGACGGTCGCCAGCATTCGGAAGAAATACACCCAAGGTGGGCTGCAAGCCGCCTTGTACGAGAAGGCTCGTCCGAAACCGCCGTCAAAACTGGGTCCTAAGGAGACAGCAATCCTGATTGCAGAAGCCTGTTCAGGAGGTCCAGATGGGCAAGCCAAGTGGACCATGCAACTCCTTGCAGATCGTTTGGTGACGCTGGGCGTAGTGGAAAGCATCAGTGATGAGACGATCCGGCGAACAC CTGAAAAAAACGACTTGAAGCCCTGGCAAGTCCAGAGTTGGTGCATCGCCAAAGTCGGCGCTGATTTCGTCTGGCGCATGGAAGAGGTGCTGGACACGTACGCTGAGCCGTATGATCCACTGTACCCCGTGGTCTGCTTCGACGAGAAGTCCTATCAATTGTTGGCGCACATCACTGAACCGCTTCCACCCGTGCCGGGACACCCGGCACGGGTGGACTACGAGTACAGGCGTTGTGGAACGGCCAATCTCTTCATTGCTTTTGAACCCTTGACCGGGCAGCGGACAGTCACCGTGACCGAACGTCGCAGCAGCGAGGAGTTCGTGGCACAAATGCAGGCTCTCCACTTGCGCTACCCCGAGGCGAAGACAATTCGCCTGGTGCTGGACCAACTGTCCACGCACACGCCGTCCTCGTTGTACCAGCACCTCCCGCCCGACGAAGCAAACGCCTTGAAGAGGCGGTTTGAATGGGTCTACACGCCGAAGCACGCTTCCTGGTTGAACATGGCGGAAATGGAATGGTCAGTTTTGGAGCGACAGTGCTTGAGAAGACGGTTGGCAACCTTTGAGGAACTCAACAATGAAGTCAAAGCCTGGGAAGCGGATCGAAATGCTCGGTCAGTTAAGGTGAGCTGGCAATTCAATACAGACAAGGCACGAGTGAAATTAAGCCGCCAATATCCGTCCCAAAATTAG